From Meiothermus sp., a single genomic window includes:
- a CDS encoding chromate transporter — MKVPLSKLFYAFLQVGLVAFGGGGSAQLYQALVLRRGWMAEREFLETTALCRILPGPVFANTAAHLGMRLGGVAGGVLALLGVLTPGALLMLLLSFAYVRFGAVPGSLAESALNGVAAAAIGLILATMLHQTPVALDSLKALGLALGVFATYGLLHWPLLLVLLLFVPVGMTLYWREAAAAWSASEVESRG; from the coding sequence ATGAAAGTGCCGCTGTCAAAGCTGTTTTATGCCTTTCTTCAGGTGGGCTTGGTGGCCTTTGGAGGTGGCGGCAGCGCCCAGCTCTACCAGGCTTTGGTGCTGCGGCGGGGCTGGATGGCCGAGCGGGAGTTTCTGGAGACCACCGCGCTATGCCGCATCCTGCCGGGGCCGGTGTTTGCCAACACGGCGGCTCATCTGGGAATGCGCCTGGGCGGGGTGGCGGGGGGTGTGCTGGCGCTTTTGGGAGTCTTGACCCCCGGGGCCCTCTTGATGCTGCTTTTGAGCTTTGCCTATGTTCGATTTGGTGCGGTTCCGGGCTCCCTGGCCGAAAGCGCCCTGAACGGGGTCGCCGCCGCCGCCATTGGGCTCATTCTGGCCACCATGCTGCACCAGACCCCCGTTGCGCTGGACTCCCTCAAAGCCCTGGGGCTGGCCCTGGGGGTCTTTGCCACCTATGGTCTCTTGCACTGGCCCCTGCTGTTGGTATTGCTGCTTTTTGTGCCGGTGGGCATGACCCTGTACTGGCGCGAGGCCGCCGCAGCTTGGAGTGCATCCGAGGTGGAGTCCCGTGGCTGA
- a CDS encoding MFS transporter yields MRPHTNPWYLVLSSYWFASSFKWFLILLVLLPARVAELVPEPERATRLGLLFALGAVMAFIGPPIWGYISDRVGRRMPFLALGTVLTAGSLVWMAYAGSYWQLVVAYLLLQLADDMATGPYSALIPDLTARRERGVASGWLGTLQVGGQVVAGAVGFLLANLQWQFLLIAVVNLLAAGMILGLIREVPGLQPQRRGLLESMVAPWRNADFRWVWFTRFLVMLAQYVVQTYLQYYLADVVQTFQAFGQTLATEAFQAVALLGLLISIGAAISAVPAGRLSDQQGRKPIIYIAGVGLAALMLPILLLPRYDVLLVLAVVFGLLYGAYLAVDWALVADVLPNPQAHATDMGIWQTSIVLPQVLAGGFGAMLDVFNRQSPGLGYTVLFLMAAVCFVLGTLLVRQIRSVR; encoded by the coding sequence ATGCGCCCTCACACCAACCCCTGGTACTTGGTGCTTTCCTCCTATTGGTTTGCGAGCAGCTTCAAGTGGTTTCTGATTTTGCTGGTATTGCTGCCGGCCCGGGTGGCCGAGCTGGTGCCCGAACCCGAGCGGGCCACCCGGCTGGGGCTCTTGTTTGCCCTGGGTGCGGTGATGGCCTTTATTGGGCCGCCCATCTGGGGCTATATCTCCGACCGGGTGGGCCGCCGGATGCCCTTTTTGGCCCTGGGGACTGTCCTTACAGCAGGTTCATTGGTCTGGATGGCCTATGCCGGCAGCTACTGGCAGCTGGTGGTGGCCTATCTGCTGCTCCAACTGGCCGACGATATGGCCACCGGCCCCTACTCGGCCCTCATCCCCGACCTCACAGCGCGCCGCGAACGCGGGGTGGCTTCGGGCTGGCTGGGTACGCTACAGGTGGGCGGCCAGGTGGTAGCGGGGGCAGTGGGCTTTTTGCTGGCCAATTTGCAATGGCAGTTCCTCCTGATTGCCGTGGTTAATTTGCTGGCCGCCGGCATGATTCTGGGCCTGATTCGGGAGGTACCGGGGTTACAACCGCAAAGGCGGGGTCTCCTCGAGAGCATGGTAGCCCCCTGGCGCAACGCCGATTTCCGCTGGGTCTGGTTTACCCGCTTCCTAGTCATGCTGGCCCAATACGTGGTACAAACCTACCTTCAGTACTACCTGGCCGATGTGGTGCAAACCTTCCAGGCTTTCGGCCAGACCCTGGCCACCGAAGCCTTCCAGGCTGTGGCCCTGCTGGGCCTGCTCATCTCCATTGGCGCGGCCATTTCGGCCGTTCCGGCAGGTCGCCTCTCCGATCAACAAGGCCGCAAACCCATCATCTACATCGCCGGGGTGGGGCTGGCAGCCTTGATGCTGCCCATCCTGTTGCTGCCCCGCTACGATGTGCTGCTGGTGCTGGCGGTGGTGTTTGGGCTGCTGTATGGGGCCTACCTGGCAGTAGACTGGGCTCTGGTCGCAGATGTGTTGCCCAACCCCCAAGCCCACGCCACCGACATGGGCATCTGGCAAACTTCCATTGTGTTGCCGCAGGTGCTGGCCGGGGGTTTTGGGGCCATGCTCGATGTCTTCAACCGCCAGAGCCCCGGCCTGGGCTATACGGTGCTGTTTCTGATGGCCGCTGTGTGTTTTGTGCTGGGCACCCTGCTGGTTCGCCAGATTCGCTCGGTGCGTTAA
- a CDS encoding tagatose 1,6-diphosphate aldolase, whose amino-acid sequence MGLSKGKFERIQACADDRGVIAAAAMDQRGSLRKAIAKARGAEVSDAELTEFKTAVVKILTPYASAILMDTEYGLPALKHKAPRTGVLLAYEKSGYDTSTPGRLPDLLPDLSVRRIQEAGGDAVKILLYYNPEDDPKINAIKHAFIERVGAECAALEMPFFLEPIAYNDQLGEGLELAKAKPRYVAKYMEEFSKDRYGVDVLKVELPFNIAYTSGTLGFKGEEAYTRTQALQFLKDAASAAGKPFIYLSAGVSDAVFRESLEMAAEAGVPFSGVLCGRATWQDGIPVYAKQGLAALEDWLADQGVKNIQLLNQVLAKGAKPWWTLYGSLEAARA is encoded by the coding sequence ATGGGACTGAGCAAAGGAAAGTTCGAACGGATTCAAGCCTGCGCCGACGACCGGGGTGTGATTGCGGCGGCTGCAATGGATCAGCGGGGCTCCTTGCGCAAGGCCATTGCCAAAGCTCGGGGGGCAGAGGTAAGCGATGCCGAGCTGACCGAGTTCAAGACCGCCGTGGTCAAAATCCTCACCCCCTATGCCTCGGCCATCCTGATGGACACCGAGTACGGCCTGCCGGCGCTGAAGCACAAAGCGCCCCGTACCGGGGTTTTGCTGGCCTACGAGAAATCGGGCTACGATACCAGCACCCCCGGCCGCCTACCCGACCTACTGCCCGACCTGAGCGTGCGACGCATCCAAGAAGCAGGCGGCGATGCGGTGAAGATCCTGCTGTACTACAACCCCGAGGATGACCCCAAAATTAACGCCATCAAGCACGCCTTCATCGAGCGGGTAGGGGCCGAGTGCGCCGCTCTGGAGATGCCCTTTTTCCTCGAGCCCATCGCCTACAACGACCAACTGGGGGAGGGCCTCGAGCTGGCCAAAGCCAAGCCCCGCTACGTAGCCAAGTACATGGAGGAGTTCTCCAAAGACCGCTACGGGGTGGACGTGCTCAAAGTCGAGCTGCCCTTCAACATTGCCTACACCAGCGGCACCCTGGGTTTCAAGGGCGAGGAAGCCTACACCCGCACCCAGGCCCTTCAGTTCCTCAAAGACGCCGCGAGCGCTGCCGGCAAGCCCTTCATCTATCTTTCGGCCGGGGTCAGCGATGCGGTCTTCCGTGAGTCGCTCGAGATGGCCGCCGAAGCCGGCGTACCTTTCAGCGGGGTCTTGTGTGGGCGGGCTACCTGGCAGGATGGGATTCCGGTCTATGCCAAGCAAGGGCTGGCCGCGCTCGAGGACTGGCTCGCCGACCAGGGGGTGAAAAACATCCAGTTGCTCAACCAAGTGCTGGCCAAGGGTGCCAAACCCTGGTGGACCTTGTACGGCAGCCTGGAGGCGGCCAGGGCCTAG
- a CDS encoding DUF72 domain-containing protein → MEIYLGTGGYTNEDWVGLLYPPEAKKDEWLSLYARHFNAVELNSSFYNIPGLKAFAGMLRRSEGRVHWAVKIHQSMTHERNATDDDYRRLFESVAPLREAGVLGPFLAQFPQSFHRTPENRKYFAALAQRFADKTLAPGGLAVEFRHTSWDNEEVREAFRKAGLTWVSTDYPPLPGLPKNELHLTGEIAYIRLSGRNKEKWYEGKNQAERHDYRYSEEELRFWVQSLLAALEHEHLTQVWFIFNNTTQGHALVNLEMLRKLLQEAGLYLG, encoded by the coding sequence ATGGAAATCTACCTCGGCACCGGCGGCTACACCAACGAAGACTGGGTGGGCCTCTTGTACCCTCCCGAGGCCAAAAAAGACGAGTGGCTCTCCCTCTATGCGCGCCATTTCAATGCGGTAGAGCTCAATTCCTCTTTCTACAACATCCCCGGTCTCAAAGCTTTCGCGGGGATGCTCAGGCGCAGCGAAGGGCGGGTGCACTGGGCCGTCAAGATTCACCAGTCCATGACCCACGAGCGCAATGCCACCGATGACGACTACCGGCGGCTTTTTGAGTCGGTGGCCCCGCTGCGCGAGGCCGGGGTGCTGGGGCCCTTTCTGGCCCAGTTTCCCCAGAGCTTTCACCGTACCCCCGAGAACCGCAAATACTTCGCGGCACTGGCCCAGCGCTTTGCCGACAAGACCCTGGCCCCAGGCGGCCTGGCAGTGGAGTTTCGCCACACCTCCTGGGACAACGAGGAAGTGCGCGAAGCCTTCCGCAAGGCAGGCCTGACCTGGGTCAGCACCGACTATCCCCCCCTCCCCGGTCTGCCCAAAAACGAGCTGCACCTCACCGGCGAGATCGCCTACATCCGGCTTTCCGGGCGCAACAAGGAAAAGTGGTACGAGGGCAAGAACCAGGCCGAGCGGCACGACTACCGGTACAGCGAGGAAGAGCTGCGCTTCTGGGTGCAGTCGCTGTTGGCAGCCCTCGAGCACGAACACCTGACCCAGGTCTGGTTCATTTTCAACAACACCACCCAGGGCCACGCCCTGGTCAACCTGGAAATGCTACGGAAGCTGCTACAAGAAGCCGGGCTGTACCTTGGATAA
- a CDS encoding MFS transporter, which yields MNPLSLLFLTLFNSILGLSVLFPILGPLSRELGLSEVQVGLFSTGYALMQFVLSAYWGRRSEVVGRKPILLLGILGFAVSFFLFAFFAWLGYQKVLLGWGLFGSMLATRLLGGAFSSATLPTAQAYLADITPREQRTQNFAILGAAFGLGVIFGPAIGAGLAHFGLLTPVVFSASLALLNALFVWRVLPESRKPRDRPQSPPRLSWDDPRILPLLLVGLAINLASVAMEQTVAFLYQDRLLLSPAQTAQTVGLALVVFGVVGVLVQGVWVRAVRWPPRALVGLGLPLLLLGYLGLVFAPSFGWLTASLVLLGLGSMASPGLTAAQSLAVSDDEQGAVAGLSSAAQALGRMLGPVVGTSLYGLSPAYPYVFSALLIGLALVFFLGRPQLASGR from the coding sequence GTGAACCCGCTCTCGTTACTGTTCCTCACCCTCTTCAACAGTATTCTGGGCCTATCGGTATTGTTTCCCATCCTGGGGCCGCTCTCGCGCGAACTGGGCCTGAGCGAGGTGCAGGTCGGGTTGTTTTCTACCGGCTATGCCCTGATGCAGTTTGTGCTCTCGGCCTATTGGGGGCGCCGGAGCGAGGTGGTGGGTCGCAAGCCCATCCTGCTGTTGGGCATCCTGGGGTTTGCGGTCAGCTTCTTTTTGTTCGCTTTTTTTGCCTGGCTGGGCTACCAGAAGGTGCTGTTGGGGTGGGGCCTGTTTGGCTCGATGTTAGCAACAAGGCTGCTGGGCGGTGCTTTTTCCTCGGCCACCCTGCCCACCGCCCAGGCTTACCTGGCCGATATCACCCCCCGTGAGCAGCGCACCCAGAACTTTGCCATCCTAGGGGCTGCTTTCGGTCTGGGGGTGATTTTTGGCCCAGCCATTGGGGCGGGGCTGGCCCATTTTGGTTTGCTGACGCCTGTGGTTTTCTCGGCCAGCCTGGCACTCTTGAATGCTCTATTTGTGTGGAGGGTCTTGCCGGAGTCACGCAAGCCTCGAGATCGCCCCCAAAGCCCGCCCAGGCTTTCCTGGGACGATCCCCGCATTCTGCCCTTGCTACTGGTGGGCCTGGCCATTAATCTGGCCTCCGTCGCCATGGAGCAAACCGTAGCCTTTTTGTATCAGGATCGTCTTTTGCTAAGCCCTGCCCAGACCGCGCAGACCGTGGGTCTGGCCCTGGTGGTGTTTGGGGTGGTGGGGGTGTTGGTGCAGGGGGTCTGGGTGCGAGCGGTCAGGTGGCCCCCCAGGGCCCTGGTGGGTCTGGGATTGCCCCTGCTGTTGCTAGGCTACCTGGGGTTGGTGTTTGCGCCCAGTTTTGGGTGGCTCACCGCCTCGCTGGTGCTGCTGGGGCTGGGTTCCATGGCCAGCCCCGGCCTCACGGCGGCGCAATCGTTGGCAGTTTCTGACGACGAACAAGGCGCGGTGGCGGGCCTCTCTAGCGCGGCGCAGGCCCTGGGCCGGATGCTAGGGCCGGTGGTGGGCACTTCGCTGTACGGGCTTTCTCCGGCCTATCCTTACGTGTTCTCGGCCCTCCTGATCGGGCTGGCGCTGGTGTTTTTCCTGGGCAGGCCGCAGTTGGCAAGCGGGCGGTAG
- a CDS encoding chromate transporter — protein MAEVLEVFLTFLRFGVLSFGGGMANLPEMARVIIGNGWVTPQQFADGFALGQFVPGPNMLAVLFYGLSAAGLSGALAALLGMFLPGAVGSMWLVKGWTWMAKARWSRALRKALVPISMGLSASMVLVLIQLGVEGPLWFGAMAVATLLVYRGVSVVWVIGGGAALGLLAGWFG, from the coding sequence GTGGCTGAGGTGCTCGAGGTCTTCCTGACCTTCCTGCGCTTTGGGGTGCTGAGCTTTGGCGGGGGCATGGCCAACCTGCCGGAGATGGCCCGGGTGATCATCGGCAACGGTTGGGTAACGCCCCAACAGTTTGCCGACGGCTTCGCCTTGGGGCAGTTTGTGCCAGGGCCCAACATGCTGGCAGTGCTTTTTTACGGCCTGAGCGCCGCCGGGCTTTCGGGGGCCCTGGCGGCCCTGCTGGGCATGTTTTTGCCCGGAGCCGTGGGGAGCATGTGGCTGGTGAAGGGCTGGACATGGATGGCCAAAGCCCGCTGGAGCAGGGCCTTGCGCAAGGCCCTGGTGCCCATCAGCATGGGCCTCAGCGCCAGCATGGTGCTGGTGCTGATCCAGCTTGGGGTAGAAGGGCCTTTGTGGTTCGGGGCCATGGCGGTCGCCACCCTGCTGGTTTACCGCGGGGTCAGCGTGGTCTGGGTAATCGGAGGGGGCGCGGCGCTGGGGCTACTGGCGGGGTGGTTTGGGTAG
- a CDS encoding carbohydrate kinase, with protein MLIVAGEALIDMTPTTLNGATAYIPHPGGSPYNVALGAGRLGIPTAFLGRISRDGFGQLLKRHLAASKASLEYVKEGPELTTLALVTPSESGEFFSFYCENTADRLLYPEDLPATLPSQAALHFGSYSLVLEPAASSLELLMRREARRRLISLDPNVRPFLIPNKDAYLERLLGWLEQADLVKVSQADLEWLYPGKHLEDIAREWQQQGPVLVIVTRGGQGAFAVKDQAIVHVRAPQVQVVDTVGAGDAFMSGTLSWLWQHGAWSRAGLHSLHSDQLEALLNFAARVAAITCTRAGANPPWREELE; from the coding sequence ATGCTGATTGTCGCCGGAGAAGCCCTAATTGACATGACCCCTACCACCCTTAATGGCGCTACTGCCTATATCCCGCACCCTGGGGGTTCCCCCTACAACGTAGCCTTGGGCGCGGGCCGCTTAGGCATCCCCACGGCCTTTTTGGGCCGCATTTCGCGGGATGGCTTTGGGCAGTTGCTAAAGCGGCATCTGGCCGCCAGCAAGGCCAGCCTGGAGTATGTCAAGGAGGGCCCGGAACTCACCACCCTGGCCTTGGTGACCCCTTCCGAGTCGGGCGAGTTTTTTTCGTTCTACTGCGAAAACACCGCCGACCGTTTGCTCTACCCCGAAGACCTACCCGCCACCCTACCCTCCCAAGCGGCCCTGCACTTTGGCTCGTACTCGCTGGTGCTGGAACCGGCGGCCTCGAGCCTCGAGCTCCTGATGCGGCGTGAGGCCCGGCGCCGGCTGATCTCGCTCGACCCCAACGTGCGGCCCTTCCTGATTCCCAATAAGGATGCCTACCTCGAGCGGCTACTGGGCTGGCTCGAGCAGGCCGATCTGGTCAAGGTCAGCCAGGCCGACCTCGAGTGGCTCTATCCGGGCAAGCACTTAGAAGACATCGCCCGGGAGTGGCAGCAGCAGGGCCCGGTGCTGGTTATCGTGACCCGCGGAGGCCAGGGGGCTTTTGCCGTCAAAGATCAAGCCATCGTTCACGTTCGGGCTCCTCAGGTTCAGGTAGTGGATACGGTGGGGGCTGGGGATGCCTTCATGTCCGGCACCCTGAGCTGGCTGTGGCAGCATGGGGCCTGGTCTCGAGCTGGGCTACACTCGCTGCACAGCGACCAACTCGAGGCCCTGCTGAACTTTGCCGCCCGGGTTGCGGCCATTACCTGTACCCGGGCCGGGGCCAATCCCCCCTGGCGAGAAGAGCTGGAATAA
- a CDS encoding metallophosphoesterase family protein — protein sequence MHYVIGDVHGCLQPLIRLLQREGFIGEGLEWTGGQAQLWFLGDYTDRGPNGIGVIELLMRLELEAAAAGGAVHALLGNHDLMLLAAQHFTEVEIPSFKRQGQSLTFYEIWRWVGGKARDFECLSEAHIEWLQNRPALALVGDTLLMHADSLFYLEYGENLAQINRNLADILRSDRVEAWDVLAEQFTDRFSFLSGGRALTEEFLQQLGAARLVHGHTPIYSLMGCAPQEVFHPLEYNEGLCFNVDHCLWKRGPGFVLALPESSYSVQGHT from the coding sequence ATGCACTACGTGATAGGCGACGTTCACGGCTGCTTGCAACCCCTTATCCGGCTCTTGCAGCGCGAGGGGTTTATTGGAGAGGGGCTCGAGTGGACGGGCGGGCAGGCCCAGCTCTGGTTCCTGGGCGACTATACCGACCGGGGCCCCAACGGCATAGGGGTGATTGAGCTTTTGATGCGCCTAGAGCTCGAGGCCGCCGCGGCCGGAGGAGCCGTTCATGCACTTTTGGGCAACCACGACCTGATGCTGTTGGCCGCCCAGCACTTTACCGAGGTAGAAATCCCCAGTTTCAAGCGCCAGGGGCAAAGCCTGACCTTCTACGAAATCTGGCGGTGGGTGGGGGGCAAAGCGCGGGATTTTGAGTGCCTGAGTGAGGCGCATATCGAGTGGTTACAGAACCGCCCGGCCCTGGCTTTGGTCGGAGACACCCTGCTAATGCATGCCGATAGCTTGTTTTACCTCGAGTACGGCGAAAATTTGGCGCAAATCAACCGTAACCTGGCGGATATTCTGCGTTCGGACAGGGTCGAAGCATGGGATGTGCTGGCCGAACAGTTTACCGACCGTTTTTCATTCCTCAGCGGGGGTAGAGCCCTGACCGAAGAATTCCTACAGCAACTAGGTGCTGCCCGCCTGGTTCACGGCCATACTCCCATTTACAGCCTGATGGGCTGTGCCCCCCAGGAGGTGTTCCATCCGCTGGAATACAACGAGGGCCTTTGTTTCAATGTGGATCACTGTTTGTGGAAGCGGGGGCCGGGGTTTGTTTTGGCATTACCCGAAAGCAGCTACTCGGTACAGGGGCATACTTGA